The DNA region TACGATGATGGGGGGAGAGTATCAATTTTTGACAAATACTTATATTGCTTTAACTGGTGCAAATATGATGCCCATGTTAAACGGGATCCCTGTAAGTATGTGGTCAACGATAAAAATTGCAAGTGGTGATGTTTTGACTTTGACTTATGCTAAAACTGGTTGTCGTTGTTATTTAGCCGTTGCTGGTGGACTCGACTTGCCTCTGGTTTTAGGTAGTAGAGCTACTTACACTAGAGCTAAAGTTGGCGGATTAGAGGGTCGAGCTTTAAAGAAAGCTGACATAATTAATTTTTTGCCCACTGAATTGCCTACGCAAAAGTTATTACAGTTACCCACAGAACTCCAACCAGTGCAACCTAAACAGATAATTTTGAGAGTATTACTTGGCCCTCAAGCGAATGATTTTACTGAGCAAGGCAAAAAAACTTTATTTAGTAATATTTATACTATTAGTAATGAAGCTGATCGCATGGGCTACCGCTTGGAAGGTGAAGTAATTGAACATGCAACTAAACCAGATATTGTATCCGATGCGCTTTGCCAAGGGGCTGTGCAGATTCCAGGGCATGGACGACCTATTATAATGATGGCTGATCGACA from Succinispira mobilis DSM 6222 includes:
- a CDS encoding biotin-dependent carboxyltransferase family protein; this translates as MLKVLNPGLLTTVQDLGRWGYQAFGMPVAGAMDRLACKTANYLLGNRPTAAVLEFTMMGGEYQFLTNTYIALTGANMMPMLNGIPVSMWSTIKIASGDVLTLTYAKTGCRCYLAVAGGLDLPLVLGSRATYTRAKVGGLEGRALKKADIINFLPTELPTQKLLQLPTELQPVQPKQIILRVLLGPQANDFTEQGKKTLFSNIYTISNEADRMGYRLEGEVIEHATKPDIVSDALCQGAVQIPGHGRPIIMMADRQTTGGYTKIGSVIGSDLRLLAQAKPGDEVSFQEVTDSEAVVALAEEQEYYKKVQDFVENTANHASTKLNLTVNGKNYFVEIQEKYRSDSNELC